One stretch of bacterium DNA includes these proteins:
- a CDS encoding GIY-YIG nuclease family protein encodes MKQYFIYILASKSRALYTGVTSDLERRTHIHKSKSVPGFTAKYKVHRLVYFEETNDVHSAIAREKQIKSWRRSKKVDLIEAVNPTWEDLSETWNRKADSSLRSE; translated from the coding sequence GTGAAACAATATTTCATTTACATCCTGGCCAGCAAGTCACGTGCCTTGTACACCGGGGTGACGAGCGATCTAGAGCGGCGGACCCATATCCACAAGAGCAAATCCGTGCCTGGTTTTACGGCCAAATACAAGGTCCATCGGCTCGTCTATTTTGAAGAGACCAACGATGTTCATTCAGCCATCGCACGAGAAAAACAGATCAAAAGCTGGAGGCGATCCAAGAAGGTGGACCTGATTGAAGCAGTCAATCCGACATGGGAGGATCTGAGCGAGACATGGAACAGAAAAGCAGATTCCTCGCTTCGCTCGGAATGA